A stretch of Lactuca sativa cultivar Salinas chromosome 6, Lsat_Salinas_v11, whole genome shotgun sequence DNA encodes these proteins:
- the LOC128126734 gene encoding alcohol dehydrogenase 2-like isoform X4, with protein sequence MELAGVRSLRTPFRKSNTKIKMSSTTNEVIRCKAAVAWEAGKPLVIEEVEVAPPQKMEVRIKILFTSLCHTDVYFWEAKGQNPLFPRIFGHEAGGVVESVGEGVTDLQPGDHVLPVFTGECKECAHCKSEESNMCDLLRINTDRGVMINDQKSRFSINGKPIFHFVGTSTFSEYTVVHVGCLAKINPLAPLDKVCVLSCGISTGLGATLNVAKPKKGSSVAIFGLGAVGLAAAEGARIAGASRIIGVDLNANRFELAKKFGVTEFVNPKDYKKPVQEVIAEMTNGGVDRSVECTGHIDAMISAFECVHDGWGVAVLVGVPHKDAVFKTSPLNLLNERTLKGTFFGNYKPRSDIPSVVEKYMNKELELEKFITHELPFSEINKAFDLMLKGEGLRCIIRMGE encoded by the exons ATGGAGTTGGCTGGAGTCCGATCATTGCGTACGCCTTTTAGGAAGAG TAACACTAAGATAAAAATGTCGAGCACTACCAACGAGGTGATTCGATGCAAAG CGGCGGTGGCATGGGAAGCCGGAAAGCCACTGGTGATTGAAGAAGTGGAGGTGGCGCCACCCCAGAAAATGGAAGTTCGAATCAAAATCCTCTTCACCTCCTTGTGTCACACCGATGTTTACTTCTGGGAAGCCAAG GGTCAGAATCCATTGTTTCCTCGAATTTTTGGACATGAAGCTGGAGG GGTTGTGGAGAGTGTTGGGGAAGGTGTGACTGATCTTCAGCCCGGAGATCATGTCCTCCCTGTTTTCACCGGAGAATGCAAAGAGTGCGCCCACTGTAAATCAGAAGAGAGCAACATGTGCGACCTTTTGAGAATCAACACCGATAGAGGAGTCATGATTAACGATCAAAAATCTCGATTTTCCATCAACGGAAAACCAATTTTCCATTTCGTCGGAACTTCAACTTTCAGTGAATACACCGTCGTTCATGTTGGCTGTCTCGCCAAAATCAACCCTCTTGCTCCTCTTGACAAAGTCTGTGTCCTCAGTTGTGGGATCTCCACAG GTCTTGGTGCTACTCTGAACGTTGCAAAGCCTAAAAAAGGCTCATCTGTCGCCATTTTTGGATTGGGAGCTGTGGGGCTTGCT GCTGCTGAAGGTGCAAGAATTGCAGGGGCTTCAAGGATAATTGGCGTTGATCTCAACGCCAACAGATTTGAGCTTG CAAAGAAATTTGGAGTGACTGAGTTTGTGAACCCTAAAGACTACAAAAAACCAGTACAAGAAGTGATTGCAGAGATGACAAATGGAGGAGTTGACAGGAGTGTTGAATGCACTGGTCATATTGATGCTATGATATCTGCTTTCGAATGTGTTCATGAT GGTTGGGGTGTTGCTGTTCTTGTGGGTGTTCCACATAAAGATGCTGTTTTCAAGACAAGTCCATTGAATCTGTTGAACGAAAGGACTCTGAAGGGAActttttttggaaactataaaccTCGATCAGATATTCCTTCTGTGGTTGAAAAGTATATGAATAAG GAACTTGAGTTGGAGAAGTTCATTACACATGAATTGCCATTTTCTGAGATCAATAAGGCTTTTGATTTGATGCTTAAAGGTGAAGGTCTCCGATGCATAATTCGGATGGGTGAATAA
- the LOC128126734 gene encoding alcohol dehydrogenase 2-like isoform X1, producing MSTIGFTSFGFPLKTRNQNLPPVASAYASPSPERIDSEENGCGVLKRRTSIVSRASLVSSSILGFPKEGLAIVKQGLLAGRIPGYLNLMNKTVEGGLTANLRSPAAMELAGVRSLRTPFRKSCFHTLFQRSSNTKIKMSSTTNEVIRCKAAVAWEAGKPLVIEEVEVAPPQKMEVRIKILFTSLCHTDVYFWEAKGQNPLFPRIFGHEAGGVVESVGEGVTDLQPGDHVLPVFTGECKECAHCKSEESNMCDLLRINTDRGVMINDQKSRFSINGKPIFHFVGTSTFSEYTVVHVGCLAKINPLAPLDKVCVLSCGISTGLGATLNVAKPKKGSSVAIFGLGAVGLAAAEGARIAGASRIIGVDLNANRFELAKKFGVTEFVNPKDYKKPVQEVIAEMTNGGVDRSVECTGHIDAMISAFECVHDGWGVAVLVGVPHKDAVFKTSPLNLLNERTLKGTFFGNYKPRSDIPSVVEKYMNKELELEKFITHELPFSEINKAFDLMLKGEGLRCIIRMGE from the exons ATGAGCACGATTGGATTTACAAGTTTCGGGTTTCCATTAAAAACCAGGAACCAAAACCTCCCTCCTGTTGCTTCTGCTTATGCTTCCCCCTCCCCTGAAAGAATCGATTCGGAAGAAAATGGGTGCGGGGTTTTGAAAAGAAGAACATCAATCGTATCTCGAGCTTCATTGGTGTCTTCATCGATATTAGGGTTCCCGAAAGAGGGATTGGCCATCGTCAAACAAGGACTTTTAGCCGGTAGAATTCCAGGCTATCTGAACCTAATGAACAAG ACAGTCGAAG GAGGACTTACCGCCAACCTGAGAAGTCCGGCGGCCATGGAGTTGGCTGGAGTCCGATCATTGCGTACGCCTTTTAGGAAGAG TTGTTTTCATACTTTGTTTCAACGATCAAGTAACACTAAGATAAAAATGTCGAGCACTACCAACGAGGTGATTCGATGCAAAG CGGCGGTGGCATGGGAAGCCGGAAAGCCACTGGTGATTGAAGAAGTGGAGGTGGCGCCACCCCAGAAAATGGAAGTTCGAATCAAAATCCTCTTCACCTCCTTGTGTCACACCGATGTTTACTTCTGGGAAGCCAAG GGTCAGAATCCATTGTTTCCTCGAATTTTTGGACATGAAGCTGGAGG GGTTGTGGAGAGTGTTGGGGAAGGTGTGACTGATCTTCAGCCCGGAGATCATGTCCTCCCTGTTTTCACCGGAGAATGCAAAGAGTGCGCCCACTGTAAATCAGAAGAGAGCAACATGTGCGACCTTTTGAGAATCAACACCGATAGAGGAGTCATGATTAACGATCAAAAATCTCGATTTTCCATCAACGGAAAACCAATTTTCCATTTCGTCGGAACTTCAACTTTCAGTGAATACACCGTCGTTCATGTTGGCTGTCTCGCCAAAATCAACCCTCTTGCTCCTCTTGACAAAGTCTGTGTCCTCAGTTGTGGGATCTCCACAG GTCTTGGTGCTACTCTGAACGTTGCAAAGCCTAAAAAAGGCTCATCTGTCGCCATTTTTGGATTGGGAGCTGTGGGGCTTGCT GCTGCTGAAGGTGCAAGAATTGCAGGGGCTTCAAGGATAATTGGCGTTGATCTCAACGCCAACAGATTTGAGCTTG CAAAGAAATTTGGAGTGACTGAGTTTGTGAACCCTAAAGACTACAAAAAACCAGTACAAGAAGTGATTGCAGAGATGACAAATGGAGGAGTTGACAGGAGTGTTGAATGCACTGGTCATATTGATGCTATGATATCTGCTTTCGAATGTGTTCATGAT GGTTGGGGTGTTGCTGTTCTTGTGGGTGTTCCACATAAAGATGCTGTTTTCAAGACAAGTCCATTGAATCTGTTGAACGAAAGGACTCTGAAGGGAActttttttggaaactataaaccTCGATCAGATATTCCTTCTGTGGTTGAAAAGTATATGAATAAG GAACTTGAGTTGGAGAAGTTCATTACACATGAATTGCCATTTTCTGAGATCAATAAGGCTTTTGATTTGATGCTTAAAGGTGAAGGTCTCCGATGCATAATTCGGATGGGTGAATAA
- the LOC128126734 gene encoding alcohol dehydrogenase 2-like isoform X2 produces the protein MSTIGFTSFGFPLKTRNQNLPPVASAYASPSPERIDSEENGCGVLKRRTSIVSRASLVSSSILGFPKEGLAIVKQGLLAGRIPGYLNLMNKTVEGGLTANLRSPAAMELAGVRSLRTPFRKSNTKIKMSSTTNEVIRCKAAVAWEAGKPLVIEEVEVAPPQKMEVRIKILFTSLCHTDVYFWEAKGQNPLFPRIFGHEAGGVVESVGEGVTDLQPGDHVLPVFTGECKECAHCKSEESNMCDLLRINTDRGVMINDQKSRFSINGKPIFHFVGTSTFSEYTVVHVGCLAKINPLAPLDKVCVLSCGISTGLGATLNVAKPKKGSSVAIFGLGAVGLAAAEGARIAGASRIIGVDLNANRFELAKKFGVTEFVNPKDYKKPVQEVIAEMTNGGVDRSVECTGHIDAMISAFECVHDGWGVAVLVGVPHKDAVFKTSPLNLLNERTLKGTFFGNYKPRSDIPSVVEKYMNKELELEKFITHELPFSEINKAFDLMLKGEGLRCIIRMGE, from the exons ATGAGCACGATTGGATTTACAAGTTTCGGGTTTCCATTAAAAACCAGGAACCAAAACCTCCCTCCTGTTGCTTCTGCTTATGCTTCCCCCTCCCCTGAAAGAATCGATTCGGAAGAAAATGGGTGCGGGGTTTTGAAAAGAAGAACATCAATCGTATCTCGAGCTTCATTGGTGTCTTCATCGATATTAGGGTTCCCGAAAGAGGGATTGGCCATCGTCAAACAAGGACTTTTAGCCGGTAGAATTCCAGGCTATCTGAACCTAATGAACAAG ACAGTCGAAG GAGGACTTACCGCCAACCTGAGAAGTCCGGCGGCCATGGAGTTGGCTGGAGTCCGATCATTGCGTACGCCTTTTAGGAAGAG TAACACTAAGATAAAAATGTCGAGCACTACCAACGAGGTGATTCGATGCAAAG CGGCGGTGGCATGGGAAGCCGGAAAGCCACTGGTGATTGAAGAAGTGGAGGTGGCGCCACCCCAGAAAATGGAAGTTCGAATCAAAATCCTCTTCACCTCCTTGTGTCACACCGATGTTTACTTCTGGGAAGCCAAG GGTCAGAATCCATTGTTTCCTCGAATTTTTGGACATGAAGCTGGAGG GGTTGTGGAGAGTGTTGGGGAAGGTGTGACTGATCTTCAGCCCGGAGATCATGTCCTCCCTGTTTTCACCGGAGAATGCAAAGAGTGCGCCCACTGTAAATCAGAAGAGAGCAACATGTGCGACCTTTTGAGAATCAACACCGATAGAGGAGTCATGATTAACGATCAAAAATCTCGATTTTCCATCAACGGAAAACCAATTTTCCATTTCGTCGGAACTTCAACTTTCAGTGAATACACCGTCGTTCATGTTGGCTGTCTCGCCAAAATCAACCCTCTTGCTCCTCTTGACAAAGTCTGTGTCCTCAGTTGTGGGATCTCCACAG GTCTTGGTGCTACTCTGAACGTTGCAAAGCCTAAAAAAGGCTCATCTGTCGCCATTTTTGGATTGGGAGCTGTGGGGCTTGCT GCTGCTGAAGGTGCAAGAATTGCAGGGGCTTCAAGGATAATTGGCGTTGATCTCAACGCCAACAGATTTGAGCTTG CAAAGAAATTTGGAGTGACTGAGTTTGTGAACCCTAAAGACTACAAAAAACCAGTACAAGAAGTGATTGCAGAGATGACAAATGGAGGAGTTGACAGGAGTGTTGAATGCACTGGTCATATTGATGCTATGATATCTGCTTTCGAATGTGTTCATGAT GGTTGGGGTGTTGCTGTTCTTGTGGGTGTTCCACATAAAGATGCTGTTTTCAAGACAAGTCCATTGAATCTGTTGAACGAAAGGACTCTGAAGGGAActttttttggaaactataaaccTCGATCAGATATTCCTTCTGTGGTTGAAAAGTATATGAATAAG GAACTTGAGTTGGAGAAGTTCATTACACATGAATTGCCATTTTCTGAGATCAATAAGGCTTTTGATTTGATGCTTAAAGGTGAAGGTCTCCGATGCATAATTCGGATGGGTGAATAA
- the LOC128126735 gene encoding alcohol dehydrogenase 2, whose protein sequence is MSSTTNQVIRCKAAVAWEAGKPLVIEEVEVAPPQKMEVRIKILFTSLCHTDVYFWEAKGQNPVFPRILGHEAGGVVESVGEGVTELQPGDHVLPVFTGECKECAHCKSEESNMCDLLRINTDRGVMIHDQKSRFSINGKPIFHFVGTSTFSEYTVVHVGCLAKINPLAPLDKVCVLSCGISTGLGATLNVAKPKKGSSVAIFGLGAVGLAAAEGARIAGASRIIGVDLNANRFELAKKFGVTEFVNPKDYKKPVQEVIAEMTNGGVDRSVECTGHIDAMISAFECVHDGWGVAVLVGVPHKDAVFKTSPLNLLNERTLKGTFFGNYKPRSDIPSVVEKYMNKELELEKFITHEVPFSEINKAFDLMLKGEGLRCIIRMGE, encoded by the exons ATGTCGAGCACTACTAACCAGGTGATTCGATGCAAAG CGGCGGTAGCATGGGAAGCCGGAAAGCCACTAGTGATTGAAGAAGTGGAGGTGGCGCCACCCCAAAAAATGGAAGTTCGAATCAAAATACTCTTCACCTCCCTGTGCCACACCGATGTTTACTTTTGGGAAGCCAAG GGTCAGAATCCCGTGTTTCCCCGAATTTTAGGACATGAAGCTGGAGG GGTTGTGGAGAGTGTCGGGGAAGGAGTGACTGAGCTTCAGCCCGGAGATCATGTCCTCCCTGTTTTCACCGGAGAATGCAAAGAATGCGCTCACTGTAAGTCGGAAGAGAGCAACATGTGTGACCTTTTGAGAATCAACACCGACAGGGGAGTCATGATTCACGATCAAAAATCCCGATTTTCCATCAACGGAAAACCCATTTTCCATTTCGTCGGAACTTCAACTTTCAGTGAATACACCGTCGTTCATGTTGGTTGTCTCGCCAAAATCAACCCTCTTGCTCCTCTTGACAAAGTCTGTGTCCTCAGTTGTGGGATCTCCACAG GTCTTGGTGCTACTCTGAACGTTGCAAAGCCTAAAAAAGGCTCATCTGTCGCCATTTTTGGATTGGGAGCTGTGGGGCTTGCT GCTGCTGAAGGTGCAAGAATTGCAGGTGCTTCAAGGATCATTGGTGTTGATCTCAATGCCAACAGATTTGAGCTTG CAAAGAAATTTGGAGTGACTGAGTTTGTGAACCCTAAAGACTACAAAAAACCAGTACAGGAAGTGATTGCAGAGATGACAAATGGAGGAGTTGACAGGAGTGTTGAATGCACTGGTCATATTGATGCTATGATATCTGCCTTCGAATGTGTTCATGAT GGTTGGGGTGTTGCTGTTCTTGTGGGTGTTCCACATAAAGATGCTGTTTTCAAGACAAGTCCATTGAATCTGTTGAACGAAAGGACTCTGAAGGGAActttttttggaaactataaaccTCGATCAGATATTCCTTCTGTGGTTGAAAAGTATATGAATAAG GAACTTGAGTTGGAGAAGTTCATAACACATGAAGTGCCCTTTTCTGAGATCAATAAGGCTTTTGATTTGATGCTTAAAGGTGAAGGTCTTCGATGTATAATTCGGATGGGAGAATAA
- the LOC128126734 gene encoding alcohol dehydrogenase 2-like isoform X3: protein MELAGVRSLRTPFRKSCFHTLFQRSSNTKIKMSSTTNEVIRCKAAVAWEAGKPLVIEEVEVAPPQKMEVRIKILFTSLCHTDVYFWEAKGQNPLFPRIFGHEAGGVVESVGEGVTDLQPGDHVLPVFTGECKECAHCKSEESNMCDLLRINTDRGVMINDQKSRFSINGKPIFHFVGTSTFSEYTVVHVGCLAKINPLAPLDKVCVLSCGISTGLGATLNVAKPKKGSSVAIFGLGAVGLAAAEGARIAGASRIIGVDLNANRFELAKKFGVTEFVNPKDYKKPVQEVIAEMTNGGVDRSVECTGHIDAMISAFECVHDGWGVAVLVGVPHKDAVFKTSPLNLLNERTLKGTFFGNYKPRSDIPSVVEKYMNKELELEKFITHELPFSEINKAFDLMLKGEGLRCIIRMGE from the exons ATGGAGTTGGCTGGAGTCCGATCATTGCGTACGCCTTTTAGGAAGAG TTGTTTTCATACTTTGTTTCAACGATCAAGTAACACTAAGATAAAAATGTCGAGCACTACCAACGAGGTGATTCGATGCAAAG CGGCGGTGGCATGGGAAGCCGGAAAGCCACTGGTGATTGAAGAAGTGGAGGTGGCGCCACCCCAGAAAATGGAAGTTCGAATCAAAATCCTCTTCACCTCCTTGTGTCACACCGATGTTTACTTCTGGGAAGCCAAG GGTCAGAATCCATTGTTTCCTCGAATTTTTGGACATGAAGCTGGAGG GGTTGTGGAGAGTGTTGGGGAAGGTGTGACTGATCTTCAGCCCGGAGATCATGTCCTCCCTGTTTTCACCGGAGAATGCAAAGAGTGCGCCCACTGTAAATCAGAAGAGAGCAACATGTGCGACCTTTTGAGAATCAACACCGATAGAGGAGTCATGATTAACGATCAAAAATCTCGATTTTCCATCAACGGAAAACCAATTTTCCATTTCGTCGGAACTTCAACTTTCAGTGAATACACCGTCGTTCATGTTGGCTGTCTCGCCAAAATCAACCCTCTTGCTCCTCTTGACAAAGTCTGTGTCCTCAGTTGTGGGATCTCCACAG GTCTTGGTGCTACTCTGAACGTTGCAAAGCCTAAAAAAGGCTCATCTGTCGCCATTTTTGGATTGGGAGCTGTGGGGCTTGCT GCTGCTGAAGGTGCAAGAATTGCAGGGGCTTCAAGGATAATTGGCGTTGATCTCAACGCCAACAGATTTGAGCTTG CAAAGAAATTTGGAGTGACTGAGTTTGTGAACCCTAAAGACTACAAAAAACCAGTACAAGAAGTGATTGCAGAGATGACAAATGGAGGAGTTGACAGGAGTGTTGAATGCACTGGTCATATTGATGCTATGATATCTGCTTTCGAATGTGTTCATGAT GGTTGGGGTGTTGCTGTTCTTGTGGGTGTTCCACATAAAGATGCTGTTTTCAAGACAAGTCCATTGAATCTGTTGAACGAAAGGACTCTGAAGGGAActttttttggaaactataaaccTCGATCAGATATTCCTTCTGTGGTTGAAAAGTATATGAATAAG GAACTTGAGTTGGAGAAGTTCATTACACATGAATTGCCATTTTCTGAGATCAATAAGGCTTTTGATTTGATGCTTAAAGGTGAAGGTCTCCGATGCATAATTCGGATGGGTGAATAA